A genomic stretch from Pseudoliparis swirei isolate HS2019 ecotype Mariana Trench chromosome 18, NWPU_hadal_v1, whole genome shotgun sequence includes:
- the LOC130207969 gene encoding opioid growth factor receptor-like protein 1 encodes MIVSHLRVLDSLLLWLFMAAFRFTRLYSAFNWFRRSACSFWRCAKRVLFPIGAYVFPLRWLERSGGDSGELERIGDDPGELEHIGDDPGELERIGGDPGELERIGDDPGELERNSDPGELERIGDDPGELERNSDPGELERIGDDPGELEHIGDDPGELERIGDDPGELERNSDPGELERIGDDPGELERNSDPGELERNSDPGELERIGDDPQKVEESRPESAGKRTADSDRELAPKRPKFEKEEGEFDGEEYRVDPSEGWCCGYDSTWEAEEPPRGARRRAKRLAARYFGRFESAARDMQNYRHGYPNSPQSQIRRQRFNQAYDDKPNLQFYLGNKCSEPDGVYINSFHQDWYGDYSKLESVHSYIQWLFPLQEPGMNSEARTLTKEEIKEFCENDTAKANLLTSYRLMLDFYGIELCDENTGEVKRASNWKERFENLNRRTHNNLRITRILKCLGTLGYPHYQAPLVRFFLEETLVHGELPAVKDSVLGYFLFAVLDKEERRKLVKFAYLSYSAKEEFVWCPGKIQRIWSRGIGGGNEASELKRSLLSQYSDDEGQDEET; translated from the exons ATGATTGTGTCTCACCTGCGGGTCCTCGactctctgctcctctggctCTTCATGGCCGCGTTTCGCTTCACTCGACTTTATTCTGCCTTTAACTGGTTTAGGCGCAGCGCGTGTTCATTCTGGCGCTGTGCGAAAAGAGTGCTCTTTCCGATAGGCGCGTACGTCTTCCCGCTACGCTGGCTCGAGCGCAGCGGCGGCGACTCCGGTGAGCTCGAGCGCATCGGTGACGACCCAGGTGAGCTCGAGCACATCGGTGACGACCCAGGTGAGCTCGAGCGCATCGGCGGCGACCCAGGTGAGCTCGAGCGCATCGGTGACGACCCAGGTGAGCTCGAGCGCAACAGCGACCCAGGTGAGCTCGAGCGCATCGGTGACGACCCAGGTGAGCTCGAGCGCAACAGCGACCCAGGTGAGCTCGAGCGCATCGGTGACGACCCAGGTGAGCTCGAGCACATCGGTGACGACCCAGGTGAGCTCGAGCGCATCGGTGACGACCCAGGTGAGCTCGAGCGCAACAGCGACCCAGGTGAGCTCGAGCGCATCGGTGACGACCCAGGTGAGCTCGAGCGCAACAGCGACCCAGGTGAGCTCGAGCGCAACAGCGACCCAGGTGAGCTCGAGCGCATCGGCGACGACCCACAGAAGGTCGAGGAGTCTCGCCCCGAGTCCGCCGGGAAGAGGACCGCGGACTCCGACCGAGAGCTCGCCCCTAAAAGGCCGAAGTTTGAGAAAGAAGAGGGCGAGTTTGACGGCGAGGAGTACCGAGTCGACCCCTCGGAGGGCTGGTGCTGCGGCTATGACTCAACGTGGGAGGCGGAGGAGCCTCCGCGGGGCGCGCGCCGGAGGGCCAAGCGGCTAGCAGCGCGTTAT TTCGGCAGATTTGAAAGTGCTGCAAGAGACATGCAGAACTACAGACATGGCTACCCT AATTCCCCACAATCCCAGATCCGGCGGCAACGCTTCAACCAAGCATAT GACGACAAGCCCAATCTGCAGTTCTACCTCGGAAACAAGTGCTCCGAACCCGACG GCGTCTATATAAACAGTTTCCACCAGGATTGGTACGGAGATTATTCCAAACTGGAGTCTGTACACTCCTACATTCAGTG GTTGTTCCCACTGCAGGAACCCGGGATGAACTCTGAGGCGCGTACACTgacaaaagaagaaataaag GAGTTTTGTGAAAACGACACGGCGAAGGCCAACCTGTTGACGTCCTACAGGCTCATGTTGGACTTCTACGGCATCGAGTTGTGCGACGAGAACACCGGCGAGGTCAAGAGAGCGTCGAACTGGAAAGAACGATTCGAAAACCTCAACCG tcgGACCCATAACAACCTGCGCATCACCCGCATCCTCAAGTGCCTCGGCACCCTGGGGTACCCTCACTACCAAGCCCCCCTGGTGCGcttcttcctggaggagacgctcGTCCACGGAGAGCTCCCGGCGGTCAAGGACAGCGTCCTCGGCTACTTCCTGTTCGCCGTCCTCGACAAGGAAGAACGCAGGAAGCTCGTCAAGTTTGCCTATTTGAGCTACTCCGCCAAAGAGGAGTTTGTGTGGTGCCCCGGAAAGATTCAGAGGATCTGGTCGCGGGGAATCGGAGGCGGGAACGAGGCCTCCGAGCTGAAGCGGAGCCTGTTGAGTCAATACAGCGATGACGAAGGCCAGGATGAAGAAACTTGA